A genomic segment from Deltaproteobacteria bacterium encodes:
- a CDS encoding PTS system mannose/fructose/sorbose family transporter subunit IID, which translates to MTMPTLSPRGRRSVWLRQFLIQGCWNFEGMQNVGFAYAILPALRELYSGRPEEALKAVKRHLEFFNTHPAMGGVILGAAVRHEERVAAGEADPRAIGAFKVGLMGSLGAIGDAFFWGALRPVASAAGAILALVHPLAGIAVLLVLYNATHLPVRFRGFRAGMEGQEGAVAWLRKAELNVKTEDRKMMAAILGGAYAGAFLGRHAVLGGTGLHAVALFLIAAAAVHLFTVLFRKAVSPSELISFLLLVGVLILWQ; encoded by the coding sequence AGTTCCTGATCCAGGGGTGCTGGAACTTCGAGGGGATGCAGAACGTCGGGTTCGCGTACGCCATCCTGCCGGCGCTGCGGGAGCTCTACTCCGGGCGGCCGGAGGAGGCGCTGAAGGCGGTGAAGCGTCACCTCGAGTTCTTCAACACCCACCCCGCGATGGGCGGGGTGATCCTCGGGGCGGCGGTGCGGCACGAGGAGCGGGTCGCGGCGGGAGAGGCCGATCCGCGGGCGATCGGCGCGTTCAAGGTGGGGCTGATGGGATCGCTGGGGGCGATCGGGGACGCCTTCTTCTGGGGCGCCCTCCGTCCGGTGGCGTCGGCGGCGGGGGCGATCCTCGCGCTGGTCCACCCGTTGGCCGGCATCGCCGTCCTGCTCGTCCTCTACAACGCCACGCATCTCCCGGTGCGGTTCCGGGGATTCCGCGCCGGGATGGAGGGGCAGGAAGGGGCGGTGGCCTGGCTCCGGAAGGCGGAGCTGAACGTGAAGACCGAGGACCGGAAGATGATGGCCGCGATCCTGGGAGGAGCGTACGCGGGGGCGTTCCTGGGGCGGCACGCGGTCCTCGGCGGGACGGGGCTGCACGCCGTCGCCCTCTTCCTGATCGCCGCCGCCGCCGTCCACCTGTTCACGGTGCTGTTCCGGAAGGCGGTGTCGCCGTCGGAGCTCATCTCGTTTCTTCTACTCGTGGGGGTTCTCATACTGTGGCAATGA
- a CDS encoding HPr family phosphocarrier protein, translated as MNAEREFDITNRLGLHARAAAQLVRLANRYASEIRVEKDGVEVNGKSIMGVLMLAAPKDAKIAVRAVGDDAEAALAAIGELIAGKFGEE; from the coding sequence ATGAACGCGGAGCGGGAATTCGACATCACCAACCGCCTCGGGCTCCACGCCCGTGCGGCGGCACAGCTGGTCCGGCTCGCCAACCGGTACGCGTCGGAGATCCGGGTGGAGAAGGACGGCGTGGAGGTCAACGGGAAAAGCATCATGGGCGTCCTGATGCTGGCGGCCCCGAAGGACGCGAAGATCGCCGTGCGCGCCGTCGGCGATGACGCCGAGGCCGCGCTGGCCGCCATCGGGGAGCTGATCGCCGGAAAGTTCGGGGAGGAGTAG